Proteins encoded together in one Calditrichota bacterium window:
- a CDS encoding L,D-transpeptidase family protein, with amino-acid sequence MLRPTVLLTLILSAVLWLGCDTPPLADMVRAESAISNLRDGYASKYAKEELESAELALQKAREEMAYQQGRLSILRGYDSADSLISYARSLAQIANDSAHVRRAESLRLARTELDDLTRNLESWRKSLDVKLTVYRAEKLWSLAQMSQATAVSLLEQEDVDGALDAAQECRDQLSALRDAINNHDADAQERIQVAKKWVNATVSESKKNRSIAIIVDKEEHKLHLIDGGRKIKSYECDLGFNAAYQKMFAGDGATPEGTYRVSEVKQSSRYYKALLLNYPNDDDKKRFAANKRNGRISSRAGIGKLIEIHGHGGQNKNWTDGCVALADNDMLDLMKFARVGTPVTIVRKLEGLQ; translated from the coding sequence ATGCTCAGACCGACTGTTTTGCTTACTCTGATACTCTCAGCCGTTCTCTGGTTGGGTTGCGATACTCCTCCTCTCGCCGACATGGTTCGTGCCGAATCGGCGATCTCGAATTTGCGCGATGGCTATGCCAGCAAGTATGCCAAAGAAGAGCTCGAGTCGGCTGAACTGGCGCTGCAGAAAGCTCGCGAGGAAATGGCCTATCAGCAAGGCCGTCTTTCGATTCTGCGCGGCTATGACTCCGCCGACTCTCTGATTTCATATGCCCGTAGTCTGGCGCAGATTGCCAACGATTCCGCGCACGTGCGCCGTGCCGAAAGCCTAAGGCTTGCCCGGACCGAACTCGATGATTTGACAAGGAACCTGGAAAGCTGGAGAAAATCACTCGACGTTAAGCTAACCGTATATCGAGCGGAGAAACTATGGTCTTTGGCTCAAATGAGTCAAGCGACCGCCGTTAGCCTGCTTGAACAAGAAGACGTCGACGGAGCTCTCGACGCCGCGCAGGAATGCCGCGACCAGCTCTCGGCACTGCGTGACGCTATTAACAACCACGACGCGGACGCCCAAGAGCGCATACAAGTCGCCAAGAAATGGGTTAATGCCACCGTTTCCGAAAGCAAGAAGAACCGCAGCATTGCCATAATCGTGGACAAGGAAGAACACAAACTGCATCTTATTGACGGCGGGAGAAAGATCAAGTCCTACGAGTGTGATTTGGGATTCAACGCCGCCTATCAAAAGATGTTCGCGGGTGACGGAGCGACACCTGAAGGAACTTACAGAGTTTCCGAAGTCAAGCAGTCCAGCCGCTATTACAAAGCGCTGCTCCTCAACTATCCCAATGACGACGACAAGAAGAGATTCGCCGCCAACAAACGCAACGGCCGAATTTCCAGCCGTGCGGGGATCGGAAAACTGATTGAGATTCATGGTCACGGCGGGCAAAACAAAAATTGGACGGATGGCTGCGTCGCGCTGGCGGACAACGATATGCTGGATTTGATGAAATTCGCGCGCGTCGGAACACCCGTCACTATCGTTCGAAAACTCGAGGGACTGCAATGA